Below is a window of Georgenia soli DNA.
CGCGCTGGCACGCAGGCCGTGGGCGCTGGAGATGTGGACGAGCCGGCCCCACCCGCGCTCGTACATATGGGGCAGGGCCGCCCGGGCCAGCAGGAACGGCGCCTCCAGCATCAGCCGGAGGATGAGGGCGAAGCGCTCCGGCGGGAAGTCCTCGACCGGGCTGACGTGCTGGACGCCCGCGTTGTTGACCACGATGTCGGCGTCGAGGCGCAGGTCCGCGAGGGCGGCGGTGTCGGTAAGGTCCACCGCCCACGGCTCGCCGCCGACCTGGGCCGCGACGGCCTCGGCGCCGGCGGCGTCGACGTCGCACACCAGGACGTGCGCGCCGCGCCCGGCCAGCTCGCGGGCGACCGCCGCACCGATCCCGCTGGCCGCCCCGGTCACCAGGGCCGTGCGCCCGCCCAGACCGACCCCGTCGTCGTCTCTCATGCCGAGCAACCTACGAAACCGGGACACCGCCCTCCGATGGGCCGTCACCACATACTTCCCTTCGGGCGTGTGTGAGTGCGCCCACCCCGCCTGTCTCTCGGGCAGGATGTGCCGGATGAGCGCGTACCTCGACGGTCCCGGTCCGATCGCCCTGGCCCACCGCGGCGGCGGGCTGGAGGTACCGGAGAACTCCCGCGCGGCCGTGGAGCACACGGTCTCGCTCGGGCTGGGCTACCTGGAGACGGACGTCCACGCGACCTCCGACGGGGTGGTCGTCCTCTCGCACGACCCCACGGTCGACCGGGTCACCGACGGCACCGGCGCGGTGAGGGAGATGACGTGGGACCGGCTCTCCCGGCTGAGGGACCGCTCGGGCGAGCGCCTGCTGCGCCTGGACGAGCTGCTCGCGGACTTCCCCGGGCTGCGGGTGAACATCGACGCCAAGGACGACGCCGTCGTGGAGCCCCTGGCCGAGACCGTCCGGCGCACGGCCGCGTGGGACCGGGTGTGCCTGGCGTCCTTCTCCGACGCCCGTCTTGCGCGCCTGCGGGCCGCGCTCGGCCCCCGGGTGGCCACCAGCCTGGGGCGCCGGGACATCGTCCGGCTCGCCGCGGCCTCCCGGCTGCCCGGGCCTGCCCAGCGGCGGGCGCTGCGCGGGCTCCCGGGCCCCGCGGACGGTGCGGTGTGCACCCAGGTCCCGGTCTCCCACCGCGGCGTCCCGGTCGTCACCCCGCGGTTCGTCGGCGCCGCGCACCGCCACGGGCTGGCGGTCCACGTCTGGACGATCGACGAGCCGGCGCAGATGCACGCGCTGCTCGATCTCGGGGTGGACGGGCTGGTCTCCGACCGCCCGCGCGTCCTGCGCGACG
It encodes the following:
- a CDS encoding glycerophosphodiester phosphodiesterase, whose protein sequence is MSAYLDGPGPIALAHRGGGLEVPENSRAAVEHTVSLGLGYLETDVHATSDGVVVLSHDPTVDRVTDGTGAVREMTWDRLSRLRDRSGERLLRLDELLADFPGLRVNIDAKDDAVVEPLAETVRRTAAWDRVCLASFSDARLARLRAALGPRVATSLGRRDIVRLAAASRLPGPAQRRALRGLPGPADGAVCTQVPVSHRGVPVVTPRFVGAAHRHGLAVHVWTIDEPAQMHALLDLGVDGLVSDRPRVLRDVLTARGPWH
- a CDS encoding 3-hydroxybutyrate dehydrogenase, whose translation is MRDDDGVGLGGRTALVTGAASGIGAAVARELAGRGAHVLVCDVDAAGAEAVAAQVGGEPWAVDLTDTAALADLRLDADIVVNNAGVQHVSPVEDFPPERFALILRLMLEAPFLLARAALPHMYERGWGRLVHISSAHGLRASAYKSAYVSAKHGLEGLSKVIALEGADRGVTSNCVNPGYVRTPLVEKQVSDQARVHGLSEEEVLSQVMLKNSAIKRLLEPEEVAQAVTYLCSPAAAFVTGSNIVLDGGWSAR